The DNA sequence TTGCGCCCCTCCACTGTGCTCAACCTTGAATCGAAGCCGTTCAAAGCATCGCCCATGCGATACAGTTGTTCCAGCAAGTCGGCGTTGCTGATGAGCATAGGCGGCTATCCCCCAACGTCCGGAGTGGGACGATCAGTCATCAGCGAAACGTAAGGTTCATGTTCATAGCCGTGATCAGATTTTTCTTGAGAGCTTCCATCATAAAAACTTCCATCACGATATTGAGACATCCTTCCTCCTAGATGcagatcttgattagcccctccttctagcgctaatttgttgacggaggaGTTTGGGAGCAACAAAGTCTGAGGTTCGTAGCCGAAAACAAGATCTCTGATGGCGGTTCTTCGTCGGAAATGTGAACAGTAATCGGTGAATtcgatgaacagtattcgtcggaaaagatgaacagtgtttggtggtgatgattattgggggctaagattgcttagggttagtggtggctcctttgcgctctcgcttctgaccccttacaatttgcctacgtatccctatttatagggaatcaagcccacgtagtttttggggaacaagaaacctaacgggcttagatttcttatcccgaggcctagtaggaaacccactggaaaccgtctcctactagctttaggaatgtccgccgatgaggcccaaccacaaaggcccaaggctcgtccgcggcttcgagacttcacggataaagcatctccctggccaaggataaaCCTCTGCTACCAGAtatttctctagtccgtggacgcaggtatagccgtggttcaccccaaatattggacgcatccttgtcccccaataaggagcccctaccagattgcaggacaagtgatcccaagcttttgggtgcaaagtgcagaaTACTCCAAaatctcccaacgaggacacccgttgactacagagacagagctcccaaagcacacaccagatttcaccccgcatccccaatgaggaaactcattgactacaggaggaggccttcagtccaggcatacccctggaggtctctgaccatgGACACCACCATTCCTatagatatgctacaggaaggagttcttcaacagagtacctgcatcaaataggttagtaataataatctccatcttccttgaatcttccacAGAGCCCATTCAAGTAATCATGTTGAAGTCCTATCTAAGCTATCTCTctcacttagggcgcgccctaagacTCACCATATGAAGGAATTCAATCAAAGAATTCCTCCCCCTTTTTTCAGTAATTGGGCGCGCCTTCCTCACCATGTTTGAGGGCGCGCCTCCCATGCATGGACAACTGCAACTTGTCCATCAACCATTGTCACCATAGGGCGCGTCCTGATTATGTATTGGACGCGTCCTCTTCCCTTTTATGAAAAAATGACCTTATCTGTTCCTCAATTTTAGACGTTCCTTTTTCAATTTTTCCTTTTTTATCAATCTAACAcctgaatattgtttataccaatcTTTGGGCATCACATAGCTTTTGATGATCCTTCCAAGCTTCCTAAATCTACTCCAAACCCAACTTTGAATATTGAATCTGAAGTAAATTTCATTAACAAACTCTGCAAAAAATCACTAAATAATTTAGAAGTGCGCAAAATTTTTATATGACagaatataatatttaaatttgtatGGAGTCCCCTAATCTACGAGTTTGTCTGCTTACATGTACATCAAAGGTTTTGTTTGCAGTCGAAAATTCAGAAACTGTGCTAACTACATAAGCTGCCTTTTTTCTGAATACATTACAGCTGAAGTCTCTCAATACCCTTGTTGAGAACTCATGACTTGCAAGTTTTCTTTGTTGGCGCCACTTGGCACCAATGACAGAGAAGATCCCCTGGCCGAGCAGTTCTGCTTCTATATCATGATTAAGCTGACCTTTCGGGTAATTTTCGAAATTGGTTTTTAGTATGTGTTCAATGACTCGAACATCTGTAGTGTATATTTCCGAGTGATTTGCAACAAGAAGGCGGAAAGTACCATGTCGTTTAACAACTTCACCTAGGTAGTCATGCAGCCTGTCCCAGTGGAATGCCAACCCGTATATGGTTCCAGCCACTGGGTAGTATTCCTTACTACTGATTGATTTTCCGGAAAATATTCTGACTCCAAGGACTAAGCAGGCTATGAGAAGtagtagtaagagttggtacaAAGGATAAGATGGATAGAAAATCCATAATGTTTTGTAGAAGTCTTGATAATATCATCCTAGTTAGCAGCATCAATTTATAGTACAAAATATCCCAGTACATTAGATTCTCTTGGACCAACATGCATTGCAACGTAGTGATTAGACGACTTGCATTATGAATCAGTTTCACAGCCATCGGCATTTCATTTTTATATGGAACGGCGTCTGAAAACTTTATTTCACAGTTGACAATGGATATCAATTATTAATGGTTCAATGATCGAAGTGACGAGGGCTGCTTGGTTCCTCAAATTGATGTATAAAATAAAAACTTCGTTCCTATACCAACCTTCGGGGAGACATGGGCGGCTCCGTGGATCGTATTTAAATTTTTGTAGTGAATCAATTCTAAAAAAAATTGTACGTTATCGAATCATTGCATATGAATTTTGCACGGAATTTTATCACAGATCTGAAGGGCAGCCAGAATCCATAATTTCAGGAATTTCCATATGCGCAAACACAAGAATATTCAGGAACTTGGTTTAGTAAATTAAAAATGTAATTTGCTAcgacaaaaaaaagaaaaagaaaatataatataatatgccAGTGGCAACTACTTAACCATGatccataaataaataaatactaacttaaaacccgtgcgatgcacggactgcacagattttttttaatattacataattttaaaaataaatacttaaattcaattcttaattttgtttatttaaaattcttaatacttcagatctctaatcttcatatcttcacttttacttatcgatatctctgagttctttagtgacATATTGACTTTTCGATAattcagagttctctagtcaaatttgacttgtcgataactcacagttctctagtgaactttggcttatcgatatctccaatcttcatgtcttcaatttggttCGTCGATATTTCTGCGTTCTCTAGTAActtttctgagttctctataagtcatttggagttctcgagtgacttctctataacactaaatatgtgacttgtagagaacttgacttgaaatatttttctcaaaacagatttattcaactccaagcttctttataattctttataattcttctgagggatgatcttcttgttcttctttcagatagaattcttaggcttgacacaGTTTAgagaaaaagactccagtctgctcctgtctttaaatgttacaagtacaaaatgcaaactaagattacaatataacttatttagggttgtcaatttgacttagtcttgttaaaatacatgcatgtcttgcacaacacattATCTTTACTATTTTTTAACTAAAGCAGTTTCTCTCATTATCACAAAtttaccaaacttttaatatttcgtctattttttcctattttgtttatgtaatttgttaggtcccaatgtgtttgtagaagaggggttgaatacaaacagtaccgaataatcgaattaaatgcggaataaaaaaaatgtgaaataaaattcaagttaaataaaaatattattaaacttgaaaggtgttacaacaactgtatcgattacaaggaattaatctcaaattaattatcacaaatctagaataaattctacatgaactttttctatttttgtaataaaaagattcaaatgctaaacgcaatttgagattaagttctagggattttgatccgctagattgttacacaagaacaagataaataattctagtggtttggatttaactttacaaactagaaatgtgattttgaattaagcagatgaaaaatggaatgtttcagaggcggctgcttttgctttctgtgttcttgttttgtgTTCTGTGTTGGATAATGTGAATgaatgcttctgcttcttttaatcaattcagCCGAATaaaatgaactggaatgacaatcccatagctggtaggactttcggtgagactatcctttgaactagcaagacaatctcaacagctagcaagactttcggtatgacaatcaaatgaactagcaaggctatcagaatgaactagcaagacaatcctcctcccagtgtaactttcggtgagactattgaaaatggcctggcatgacaatcggtatgacaatcttgattgtcatgctagttcattttcaattgtcttgctgatttaatgcagattttaatccaattaaaattttgaaaaaccttaatattaattcagaattaattaatcaattaattcaattaatcaataaattaatctttgcacatataatttattttcttaattaaattatatgacttaattaattaatagagaattaatactaatcttgagcagcaaccattcttctgaaaatcttctgaaaatcactgtcaattatgaatcaattccaccacttcaatgttgacactcgatgtacagtctggttcatgagtgcctaacttccgtgacgtttcttcatgtcttgactttgatactttgattttcttcagattaaatccttgtaattatctgataccctgacgagatctctgtcacttgattaaatccacaatcttgatttgcatcactgaggcttgaacaatttcttgaacttcttccagtgaatgaactcttcaagtctgtagatgaacgttgtttctgaatcctctgacagatgttacttggcgagatctctctgacggtcgatccactatttacttattacattcttatttgagttgagttgaatcctcgaatatacaaataggctatgacatatgacttacaatctccccctatttgtttgttagacaataacacacaaatacctagaggataactcaactaacaaataagaaaaatatataaacagaaatgcaaagtaaatagtagaaaagttctggatgcTATTTAACAAgttccagattccaagtagatgttcctctagactgaacatatcttcaagtagtttcatcttcttttgtacaaccacatttcgtgttgagaagcgcatatctctcttgcttctccccctatgagaatcaactgattaaagaagatcaccttcatttaccacctctcccgtacaataggatccgcagataaaaaccaatggtactcccctaacagcttcttcccttactagaaaatcaccttgtgtttaccacctctcccgtacaataggatccgtagttacaaacaacaatggtgtggtgtagtgtacatgtagtttacctttttcttactccctgcaatttctcccccttagttgaggaatcctccaaactattacttaagcttttatctcccccttaaagaaggaatgtatgccgtcgtctgaaggagttctcatatttcacttggttggaaaagaaataacaagtagtttctctttcttcctcactgtgagtgtgtgattctatttagtgtacctcacatgtgtttcactcttctctccactcatgtttacactcattctcacaagtgtatcactcctctcatagctccaaaaatcagctgtacctgcaaggaaaatcaccttagccatccttaaggaggtcacagctggtgcaatgggagttcacaaatccccatccttgttaaactcgtcagatgaatctgagtcataatctacaagttgctagtttcccttttagggttccagatttgaattctgggaaggtaaataatgatccaacgaatttagcataaagatcaaagttcccttctaatgtctgtgaagacatttccttgtgactcatcaggtaatatctgaatcattgtcaacaagttgctgatctgcacctatgtcagatccactatccgcagatgcatccaggggatttaagcctggggaggtagacactgaccactgacatatggcttttggatcagtatcctctcctaacacctgtaaaggcaattggtccactaacgaaccttgaacaatcgaatctgaccttaaaatggtcaaaactcttgttttcgtcaactcatcctttgtgtgtgtaacctctccttatgcatcaagaattgtttatgtttcaagtggtgacactacatcggataccttggccgataggcaaattcaatagacgcaccctgttgagagaatgaatctagtaactgtttttgtgccttttcagccattacatctttttgaaaagatgtatgggggctagcagttgtctcggtttaaatactactcatctatgtaggagacagagctactgggttgactacagaaccttccttatgtggtgcactaaggcactatctccctcacgctcattcatactacatttagtggtaagagagtgttggttggttctatttctgtgtttgtctttacagtctgggatagacgttgtgggttttcaacctcatgactgtcaatgaaagaaagccattggagactgaacctgtatcacagaatatatggtaatagagagaaaatgatttacaatagtgatttcaaaagattttacatgacataagaaatcactaatgtataaagaagtttgagttcaatgatagcattatcaatatatcactgcacatataaaacaatatgattgtgcctagtgataagagagttataaatatgatgactctactagttcatataaaattataacttctgttagagtgccataccatgtccttgacgattgcttgagtagtacactagttcataccaacctgaagtgagactgtgaagaagagattgcatagtccaatagatctgcagctgtaaagtccatgaactgtggtgcactgacttcctcttgtgactcaccaaccaggagtacacttgtacacatcttactagagtccaattccaagtgtaatgtgcagcaggtgcttgatatgtcgtaatattctcaagcctcgtcactggtgctatatgttagatactgcttcctgataataacctagcacaatatacaaaatttcactgataacatatccagcttgcaaacaaccatatccctcagataaacctttgctgttatctccaaatgtaaccatggggccagctttctcaaccacatttgatagcagggctctatctccggtcatatgtcttgatgatccactgtcaagaatccacactgccggttatacctgtttaatgccctgcactacaaatggattagaccttcttcggaacccaaacttggttgggcccggcatacttgtagaatcgtcctttgtcaggcaaaacaacatttttaactttaatggtctcaactttctcaatgactgaacatttgaccttgtaaacagctttaacaaatttctgtttaagcttaggcacaaatgtctcctttctagccttagaaggactagcagtcttagacctatcatgcttcttgttattcacatgctgacgaggagtagtcttatcattagaaacatgcttaccattaaaataagcatacatcatattaaaagcacaagacatacaattagaaacaccacatgctttatgagagatattaataacaggcaatttatgcatggtagacatggcatttttgttatccaactcatgtgtgtctgagttagtctcagttgctttcacaactttgactggaactttcgacacactcgacttggaaacaaccttctcattagcaagatcttcagcacgtatttcttcttgaataacagaagaggtcgcatcaaatggttcagcaattgatggtttatagaggggttcatcaacacccttaagcacatgtggtacttccctccctttagcacaaacacgaggaggggagtttatgcctaattctccaatagcaacattgtaatcataacctattccagatgtttgattaacagattgcttactgtagaactctttagccttcgaacaagaattgaagtaggctctaaccttagtctcaagaccggtgatcttgtctttgagaatagtttcgagttttctataacagtcaactctattctctagaaaagatacttgttcttttaatttgtcttgattaatgtgcacaagtcttaattcattgacctctttctcaaggtctgtgatctgtaaacttaacagttcattatcacgacgtgcacaatctaagttacctcttagatgataaaccatttcagcatcagaaagttttacctctattcttgatgatgaagcttttccatcaataacCATAAGAGGAAGgtttccttcatcttcatcttcactgtcagtatcatcccagcttcttcccttttccagataagccctttcagagttctttcttactagctttggcttcctacattctgtggcaaagtgtcccaactcattacaattatagcatctaatggtgctccgatcaaccatccctgttttgtatccaccactgctggtgttagaggatgaagatccacctttctggaatttgttgtagttggacttgtacttaagcttgggattcctcttgaatctgacatgggagaatctcctgacaatttgggccattgactcgtcttccaattgctccagctcttccaaggaataaaaatcatcacttgattgatttgtagtaggaggatcatattctgctactaacatattttcctcagccttggaacactgtagcattctctccaattgttgagattgctgttgttgttgaccttcagctacaagtgcagtagatgtgttgaccattctatccttctcgtagacttccttctgttgaatctactccaactcataggtttttaacactccatagagcctgtccaaagaaatctcactcagatctctagcttctctaatgacagtgattctatgttcaagatgagttggtagtgttaaaaggaactttttgttgacctccctgattgaataatatttcccatttatgttcaggttgttgatcaacgcattatacctctcaaacacttcagtaattccttctccaggatttgatttaaaatattcatactcagaggttaggatctccaacttgttctccctatcttcctctgtgccttcattaatcacctcaatagtttcccacatgtgtttggaatttttacagttcatcacatgtctgttcatcaagggatcaagggaatcaattaatattaattgaaggctggcatccaaggaggcttcttccttctcagcaggagtaaaattttcaggctcttttggataggttctagctatggtaatcacaacatcatctactatcacctctggttcaataaccatcggagtttttagacccttctttaacaagttcagatatttgggatttgcaacttgtaaaaataatagcatcttcttcttccacataatataattttctttatcaaatagtggaattttaacggttccaactttttgtgaagtcattatgaatttttgaataaataaaaattcaaggagttgaaaaatcacaaaagtctaggatcttgatttgttcgttaatcagaaggctctgataccaattgttaggtcccaatgtgtttgtagaaggggggttgaatacaaacagtaccgaataatcgaattaaatgcggaataaaaaaaatgtgaaacaaaattcaagttaaataaaaatattattaaacttgaaaggtgttacaacaactgtatcgattacaaggaattaatctcaaattaattatcacaaatctagaataaattcgacatgaactttttctatttttgtaataaaaagattcaaatgctaaacgcaatttgagattaagttctagggattttgatccgctagattgttacacaagaacaagataaataattctagtggtttggatttaactttacaaactagaaatatgatcttgaattaagcagatgaaaaatggaatgtttcagaggcggctgcttttgcTTTCCGTGTTCTTGTTTTGTGTTCTGTGTTGGATAATGTGAATgaatgcttctgcttcttttaatcaattcagCCGAATgaaatgaactggaatgacaatcccatagctggtaggactttcggtgagactatcctttgaactagcaagacaatctcaacagctagcaagactttcggtatgacaatcaaatgaactagcaagactatcagaatgaactagcaagacaatcctcctcccagtgtaactttcggtgagactattgaaaatggcctggcatgacaatcggtatgacaatcctgattgtcatgctagttcattttcaattgtcttgctgatttaatgcagattttaatccaattaaaattctgaaaaaccttaatattaattcagaattaattaatcaattaattcaattaatcaataaattaatctttgcagatataatttattttcttaattaaattatatgacttaattaattaatagagaattaatactaatcttgcgcagcaaccattcttctgaaaatcttctgaaaatcactgtcaattatgaatcaattccaccacttcaatgttgacactcgatgtactgtctggttcatgagtgcctaacttccgtgacgtttcttcatgtcttgactttgacactttgattttcttcagattaaatccttgtaattatctgataccctgacgagatctctgtcacttgattaaatccacaatcttgatttgcatcactgaggcttgaacaatttcttgaacttcttccagtgaattaactcttcaagtctgtagatgaacgttgtttctgaatcctctgacagatgttacttggcgagatctctctgacggtcgatccactatttacttattacattcttatttgagttgagttgaatcctcgaatatacaaataggctatgacatatgacttacataaTTGAATTGTAAGATAATATTTACTTTAAAAATATTTGTCTTTAGTTAatactaaaaattatataaaaaaaatattttttaatatggacccgtaaaaaataaataataattaaataaaataaataattaagtagcTGAAAGAGATAATTTATTAGTTACTAGTGATTATAATATTATTAtcctattttattaaataaacttgcCTGTGATATTTAGAAAAGTTATTTTAATTGAGTGAAATAAAAAAGGTAACGTGTTATAGTTGGAAACGAttttttttctattataattctATTACTAAGGGTGTGATATTTAAAGAAGTTATTTTAATTAAGAGAAATAAAAAAGGTAAGGTGTTATAGTTGAAAACgatttatatttctt is a window from the Apium graveolens cultivar Ventura chromosome 1, ASM990537v1, whole genome shotgun sequence genome containing:
- the LOC141706667 gene encoding cytochrome P450 704C1-like translates to MAVKLIHNASRLITTLQCMLVQENLIIFSGKSISSKEYYPVAGTIYGLAFHWDRLHDYLGEVVKRHGTFRLLVANHSEIYTTDVRVIEHILKTNFENYPKGQLNHDIEAELLGQGIFSVIGAKWRQQRKLASHEFSTRVLRDFSCNVFRKKAAYVVSTVSEFSTANKTFDVHSLLMKFTSDSIFKVGFGVDLGSLEGSSKAM